One stretch of Clavibacter californiensis DNA includes these proteins:
- a CDS encoding PadR family transcriptional regulator, producing MSVRHALLAILTEGTCYGYQLRTEFSRRTGTSAPLNVGQIYNTLDRLERDGMVVKGATDEAGHVPYTITRAGDAEVEAWLASTVSPVGARDELPVKVALALSLPSGDALEVVRAQREGSLTEAAELARIRSELEADVGEVAIARLLAVDAQEAQVAARLTFLDAAERRIGDARATGAGPAGLAEAPRRGRPARHPGGSAH from the coding sequence ATGTCGGTGCGGCACGCGCTCCTCGCCATCCTCACGGAGGGCACCTGCTACGGCTACCAGCTGCGGACCGAGTTCTCACGACGGACGGGCACCTCAGCGCCCCTCAACGTCGGCCAGATCTACAACACCCTCGACCGGCTGGAGCGCGACGGCATGGTCGTCAAGGGCGCCACGGACGAGGCGGGTCACGTGCCGTACACGATCACCCGGGCCGGGGACGCGGAGGTCGAGGCGTGGCTGGCGTCGACCGTCAGCCCCGTCGGGGCTCGCGACGAGCTGCCGGTGAAGGTCGCGCTCGCGCTGTCGCTCCCCTCGGGCGACGCCCTCGAGGTCGTGCGGGCCCAGCGGGAGGGCTCGCTGACCGAAGCGGCCGAGCTCGCGCGGATCCGCTCGGAGCTCGAGGCGGACGTCGGCGAGGTCGCGATCGCGCGCCTGCTCGCGGTGGATGCGCAGGAGGCGCAGGTGGCCGCCCGGCTGACATTCCTCGACGCGGCCGAGCGCCGCATCGGGGACGCCCGCGCGACGGGCGCGGGACCCGCCGGACTGGCCGAGGCGCCCCGCCGAGGACGTCCCGCGCGCCACCCGGGCGGATCCGCGCACTGA
- a CDS encoding bifunctional 3'-5' exonuclease/DNA polymerase, with product MHILVARTPSGVRLVDLDATGTVTGTRDVPSAEWPAVAAARERDAPSPRWVWDDTASWARSLIAAGVRVARCHDLRLCHAILRLSTQTADSELARLPAGHWDRAAPSEREPSASATLFDDLDTSDGRTSDELIAELRLQLDAVAASAEPGRLRLLLAAESAGALVAAEMSADGLPWDTAIHDALLVDLLGGRPAHGGAPPALLRLAARIREILRAPDLNVDSPPDVLRALRRAGIDAASTRQWELQEIDHPVIAPLLEHKKLSRLLTANGWTWMETWIRDGRFHPEYVPGGVVTGRWAASGGGALQLPRQIRSAVRADPGWRLVVADAAQLEPRVLAALAEDRAMADAGRGTDLYQGLVDAGVVDTRAHAKVAMLGAMYGATSGESGRLMPRLVRAYPRATGYVERAARAGESGAVVSTRLGRSSPPPGDAWVDVQQIGRAGEASSSDAARARTSARDQGRFTRNFVVQGSAAEWALCWLAGLRRRLAAMERPGSRPHLVFFLHDEVMVHAPDDRVDEVRVAVSEAAAEAGRLLFGDAPVDFPVTIAVVDDYAQAK from the coding sequence ATGCACATCCTGGTCGCGCGGACGCCCTCCGGCGTCCGGCTGGTCGACCTCGACGCGACCGGGACCGTCACAGGGACCCGCGACGTCCCCTCCGCCGAGTGGCCCGCGGTGGCCGCCGCCCGCGAGCGGGACGCGCCCTCCCCGCGTTGGGTCTGGGACGACACGGCGTCGTGGGCCCGGAGCCTCATCGCCGCTGGCGTGCGCGTCGCGCGCTGCCACGACCTCCGGCTCTGTCATGCGATCCTCCGGCTCTCGACGCAGACCGCCGACAGCGAGCTCGCGCGGCTGCCCGCCGGCCACTGGGACCGGGCTGCCCCGTCCGAGCGGGAGCCGTCCGCGTCCGCCACGCTCTTCGACGACCTCGACACCTCCGACGGCCGAACGTCGGACGAGCTGATCGCCGAGCTCCGCCTCCAGCTCGACGCGGTCGCGGCCAGCGCGGAGCCCGGCCGCCTGAGACTCCTCCTCGCGGCGGAGTCGGCGGGCGCCCTCGTGGCCGCGGAGATGTCCGCCGACGGGCTGCCCTGGGACACGGCCATCCACGACGCGCTCCTGGTCGACCTGCTCGGCGGACGGCCCGCGCACGGCGGAGCGCCTCCCGCGCTCCTGCGGCTCGCGGCGCGCATCCGGGAGATCCTCCGAGCGCCTGACCTCAACGTCGACAGCCCGCCCGACGTGCTCCGCGCCCTGCGCCGCGCCGGCATCGACGCCGCAAGCACCCGGCAGTGGGAGCTGCAGGAGATCGACCACCCCGTCATCGCGCCGCTGCTCGAGCACAAGAAGCTCTCCCGCCTGCTCACGGCCAACGGGTGGACATGGATGGAGACGTGGATCCGCGACGGCCGCTTCCACCCCGAGTACGTGCCGGGCGGCGTCGTCACGGGGCGCTGGGCAGCCAGCGGCGGCGGAGCGCTGCAGCTGCCGCGGCAGATCCGGTCCGCCGTCCGCGCGGATCCCGGCTGGCGGCTCGTGGTGGCCGACGCCGCCCAGCTCGAGCCGCGCGTGCTCGCCGCGCTGGCGGAGGACCGCGCCATGGCCGACGCGGGTCGCGGCACCGACCTCTACCAGGGCCTCGTCGACGCCGGCGTCGTGGACACCCGCGCGCACGCCAAGGTCGCGATGCTCGGCGCCATGTACGGCGCCACCTCCGGCGAGAGCGGGCGCCTGATGCCGCGGCTCGTCCGGGCATACCCGCGCGCAACCGGCTACGTGGAGCGCGCGGCGCGGGCGGGCGAGAGCGGGGCCGTCGTGAGCACCCGACTCGGCAGGTCCTCGCCGCCGCCAGGCGACGCGTGGGTCGACGTGCAGCAGATCGGCCGCGCGGGTGAGGCGTCCAGCTCCGACGCGGCACGTGCGCGCACGTCCGCCCGCGACCAGGGCCGGTTCACCCGCAACTTCGTCGTCCAGGGCAGCGCCGCCGAGTGGGCGCTCTGCTGGCTCGCCGGGCTCCGGCGCCGCCTCGCCGCGATGGAGCGGCCCGGATCCCGCCCGCACCTCGTCTTCTTCCTCCACGACGAGGTCATGGTGCACGCGCCGGACGACCGCGTCGACGAGGTCCGCGTGGCCGTGTCCGAGGCCGCCGCGGAGGCCGGCCGTCTGCTGTTCGGCGACGCGCCCGTCGACTTCCCCGTCACGATCGCCGTGGTCGACGACTACGCGCAGGCGAAGTGA
- a CDS encoding DUF3145 domain-containing protein: MEAPVANSRPARGVLYVHSSPRALCPHVEWAAGRALGHAVNFTWDPQPVLKGAMRAEYYWEGPEGSGAAIASGLRGWEHLRYEVTEDAGPGRDGGRWMHTPDLGVFFAQTDTAGNTVIPEDRIRYALDVAGSNTLELHRELRLAMGQAWDDELEAFRHASDFSPVVWLHKVG; the protein is encoded by the coding sequence ATGGAAGCACCCGTCGCCAACTCAAGACCGGCTCGAGGAGTGCTCTACGTGCACTCCTCCCCTCGCGCGCTCTGCCCCCATGTCGAATGGGCCGCCGGTCGTGCGCTCGGTCACGCCGTGAACTTCACGTGGGACCCGCAGCCCGTGCTGAAGGGCGCCATGCGCGCGGAGTACTACTGGGAGGGCCCGGAGGGATCCGGCGCCGCCATCGCCAGCGGCCTCCGCGGCTGGGAGCACCTGCGCTACGAGGTCACCGAGGACGCCGGACCCGGCCGCGACGGCGGACGCTGGATGCACACTCCCGACCTCGGCGTCTTCTTCGCCCAGACCGACACGGCCGGCAACACCGTCATCCCCGAGGACCGCATCCGCTACGCCCTCGACGTCGCGGGATCCAACACGCTGGAGCTCCACCGCGAGCTCCGCCTCGCCATGGGCCAGGCCTGGGACGACGAGCTGGAGGCGTTCCGCCACGCGAGCGACTTCAGCCCCGTCGTCTGGCTGCACAAGGTCGGCTGA
- a CDS encoding DUF1684 domain-containing protein, translated as MTDPATAAPAPTDPAEVLAVYRSRREQMVVLPQGNLALVNTQWISHDAAPQPVYGIPGTWAPLEPGVSGLRVRATASDGLHVDGVLVDGEAIVRGRDDPRPSSVVASDTVSAFVIASEEGTYALRVWDAQSDAIRDFGGIDAFPYSEEWVVTADFTPIEGGRAMGFEHLKDDGATKDKVVPGEITFTKDGVDYSLAAFREGRALLLVFSDATSGESTYGVGRFLMVAPSPDGTITLDFNRAYLPPCAFSYNFNCPMPPKQNRFAVPIEAGEKNVLAKGGGLLH; from the coding sequence ATGACCGATCCCGCCACCGCCGCCCCCGCTCCCACCGACCCGGCGGAGGTGCTCGCCGTCTACCGCTCGCGACGCGAGCAGATGGTGGTCCTGCCCCAGGGCAACCTGGCCCTCGTCAACACGCAGTGGATCTCCCACGACGCCGCGCCGCAGCCCGTCTACGGGATCCCCGGCACCTGGGCGCCGCTCGAGCCCGGCGTCTCCGGCCTCCGGGTGCGCGCGACCGCGTCGGACGGCCTGCACGTCGACGGCGTCCTCGTCGACGGCGAGGCGATCGTGCGCGGCCGCGACGACCCGCGGCCGTCCTCCGTCGTCGCCAGCGACACCGTGTCGGCGTTCGTCATCGCGAGCGAGGAGGGGACGTACGCGCTCCGCGTCTGGGACGCGCAGTCCGACGCGATCCGCGACTTCGGCGGCATCGACGCCTTCCCCTACTCCGAGGAGTGGGTCGTCACGGCCGACTTCACGCCCATCGAGGGCGGCCGCGCGATGGGCTTCGAGCACCTCAAGGACGACGGCGCCACCAAGGACAAGGTCGTGCCCGGCGAGATCACGTTCACCAAGGACGGGGTCGACTACTCGCTGGCCGCCTTCCGCGAGGGCCGCGCGCTCCTGCTGGTCTTCTCGGACGCCACGAGCGGCGAGTCCACGTACGGCGTGGGCCGCTTCCTCATGGTCGCGCCGTCGCCGGACGGCACGATCACGCTCGACTTCAACCGCGCCTACCTGCCCCCGTGCGCGTTCAGCTACAACTTCAACTGCCCGATGCCGCCCAAGCAGAACCGCTTCGCCGTGCCCATCGAGGCGGGGGAGAAGAACGTGCTCGCGAAGGGCGGCGGCCTCCTGCACTAG